A genome region from Gigantopelta aegis isolate Gae_Host chromosome 3, Gae_host_genome, whole genome shotgun sequence includes the following:
- the LOC121368991 gene encoding uncharacterized protein LOC121368991, giving the protein MQWVVRCGMTRAARQCPTTPKSYAGDTFVRDAMGRVVWMDTCLPQSREYPTTPKPRSASHLLERERSSEMRWVVDVDGHGIRGKGCPTTPKPWSSIHLTSTDVGKPTTPKSKKSDGCTDQTISSATWRLAG; this is encoded by the exons ATGCAATGGGTTGTGCGGTGTGGAATGACACGGGCTGCCAGGCAATGTCCCACGACACCAAAGTCATA TGCAGGGGATACATTTGTCCGAGATGCGATGGGTCGTGTTGTGTGGATGGACACGTGCTTACCCCAATCCCGGGAATATCCGACGACACCAAAGCCACG GTCAGCGTCTCACTTACTGGAGAGAGAACGCTCGTCCGAGATGCGATGGGTTGTCGATGTGGATGGACATGGGATTCGGGGAAAGGGATGCCCCACGACACCAAAGCCATG GTCTAGCATTCATCTGACCTCAACTGATGTTGGTAAACCTACCACACCAAAAAGCAAAAAGTCTGACGGTTGCACTGATCAAACAATCAGCTCTGCAACATGGCGGCTGGCCGGATAG